The following coding sequences are from one Chloroflexota bacterium window:
- a CDS encoding copper-translocating P-type ATPase: protein MKEATLEIGDWKSVLDAQCIEHCLLQVRGVHHADANFMSGTVTVHFDETQTSVAAMKKMLDERGFECMQSMPRHLVKDADPPAATMTMDQHAAHMGHVMPTSPPAPFLKGEGSHAAHGETAAMAHETLAPHASAGVGHGAGMTMDAMVRDMRNRFLVALVFALPIFLYSPLFTDFFKIVLPVPFGLSNKLFSFILATPPILYSGWIFYIGAWRALKNRVLNMAVLVALSVLAGYLFSVAATFLFESEVFYEASALLLVFVLLGHWLEMRARSGASQAIQQLLNLAPPQATVIRDGQEIEMATSDVLRDDIVLIRPGNKIPVDGVLVEGASSVDESMITGESLPVSKKVGDPVIGATINKTGTFKFKATKVGADTALAQIVKLVQTAQNSKAPAQRLADRAAQWLVAAAIGFGALTFIGWYLFGARYVPAETTPFVFALTLAITVVVIACPDALGLATPTAVMMGTGLGAQNGILFKNATALEQTSKVSAIIFDKTGTLTRGQPEVVEVLEVGKTDVQPPTSNLQFLSLVASVEQSSEHPLAQAIVNKAKAQNLALAEAKNFEAIPGHGAQATVNGKTVLVGNRKLMRDNHIAFDGLAQSADALEGAGRTVVYAALDRKFAGLIAIADASRDTSKATVAKLRARGIQVAMLTGDNRATAKRIAGELGIETVFAEVLPHQKADKVKELQSQGKQVAMVGDGINDAPALAQADVGIAIGAGTDVAMETADVVLMKSDPFDVVKAIELSKATVAKMKQNLWWAAGYNTIAFPIAAGVFYPAFGLMLRPEIGAIAMSGSSLIVAVNALMLKYTKLGD from the coding sequence ATGAAAGAAGCAACCTTGGAGATTGGGGATTGGAAATCGGTCCTCGATGCGCAGTGCATCGAACACTGCTTGCTGCAGGTGCGCGGCGTGCATCACGCCGACGCGAATTTTATGAGCGGGACGGTCACGGTGCATTTCGACGAAACGCAAACCTCTGTTGCCGCCATGAAAAAAATGCTTGACGAACGGGGATTCGAGTGCATGCAGTCCATGCCGCGACACCTCGTCAAAGACGCCGACCCACCTGCCGCGACGATGACGATGGATCAGCACGCCGCGCACATGGGACACGTGATGCCGACCTCACCCCCTGCCCCTTTCCTAAAAGGAGAGGGGAGTCACGCGGCGCATGGCGAAACCGCCGCGATGGCGCACGAGACACTTGCACCGCACGCAAGTGCAGGTGTGGGGCATGGCGCGGGAATGACGATGGACGCGATGGTGCGCGATATGCGAAATCGGTTTCTTGTGGCGCTCGTGTTCGCGCTTCCAATTTTTCTCTACTCGCCGCTCTTCACCGATTTTTTCAAAATCGTTTTGCCGGTGCCGTTCGGTTTGAGCAACAAACTCTTTTCATTCATCCTCGCGACGCCGCCGATTTTGTACAGCGGTTGGATTTTCTACATCGGCGCGTGGCGTGCGCTCAAGAATCGCGTGCTGAATATGGCGGTGCTCGTCGCGCTCTCGGTGCTCGCGGGCTATCTGTTCAGCGTCGCCGCGACGTTTCTGTTCGAGAGCGAAGTATTCTACGAAGCGTCCGCGCTCCTGCTCGTTTTCGTCTTGCTCGGGCACTGGCTCGAAATGCGCGCGCGGTCGGGCGCATCGCAAGCGATTCAGCAGCTGCTCAATCTCGCGCCGCCGCAAGCGACGGTGATACGCGATGGACAAGAAATCGAAATGGCAACCTCCGACGTACTGCGCGACGACATCGTGCTGATTCGACCTGGGAATAAAATTCCGGTGGATGGTGTGCTCGTCGAAGGCGCATCGTCGGTGGACGAATCTATGATTACGGGCGAGTCGCTGCCCGTGTCGAAAAAAGTGGGCGATCCGGTCATCGGCGCGACGATCAACAAAACCGGGACGTTCAAATTCAAGGCGACCAAAGTCGGTGCGGACACCGCGCTCGCGCAAATCGTCAAACTCGTGCAGACCGCGCAAAATTCCAAAGCGCCCGCGCAGAGATTAGCGGATCGCGCGGCGCAGTGGCTTGTCGCGGCGGCGATTGGGTTCGGCGCATTGACGTTTATCGGATGGTACTTGTTCGGCGCGCGCTATGTGCCGGCGGAGACGACGCCGTTCGTGTTCGCGCTTACGCTCGCAATCACGGTCGTCGTCATCGCCTGCCCCGACGCGCTGGGTCTCGCGACGCCGACCGCGGTGATGATGGGCACGGGACTCGGCGCGCAGAATGGCATCCTGTTCAAGAACGCGACCGCGCTGGAACAAACGTCGAAGGTGAGCGCGATTATTTTCGACAAGACGGGAACGTTGACCCGCGGACAACCGGAAGTGGTAGAGGTTTTGGAAGTTGGAAAGACCGACGTCCAACCTCCAACGTCCAACCTCCAATTTCTATCCCTTGTCGCGTCCGTCGAACAATCATCCGAGCATCCGCTCGCGCAGGCGATTGTGAATAAAGCGAAAGCGCAGAACCTGGCTCTCGCCGAAGCGAAAAACTTTGAGGCGATCCCAGGTCACGGCGCGCAAGCAACGGTGAACGGCAAAACGGTTCTCGTCGGCAATCGCAAATTGATGCGCGATAATCACATCGCGTTCGATGGTTTGGCGCAATCCGCCGATGCGCTCGAAGGCGCGGGGCGCACGGTCGTGTACGCGGCGCTGGACAGAAAATTTGCGGGCTTGATCGCGATTGCGGATGCGTCACGCGACACATCGAAAGCGACCGTCGCGAAATTACGCGCGCGGGGTATTCAAGTCGCGATGTTGACCGGCGACAATCGCGCAACCGCAAAACGTATCGCAGGGGAACTGGGAATCGAAACCGTGTTCGCCGAGGTTCTACCGCATCAAAAAGCGGACAAGGTGAAGGAATTACAGTCCCAGGGTAAGCAGGTCGCAATGGTCGGCGACGGCATCAACGATGCACCCGCGCTTGCGCAAGCCGACGTGGGCATCGCGATTGGCGCAGGCACGGATGTCGCGATGGAAACCGCCGATGTCGTGTTGATGAAGAGCGATCCGTTTGATGTTGTCAAGGCAATCGAATTGTCGAAAGCGACGGTCGCCAAGATGAAACAGAATTTGTGGTGGGCGGCGGGTTACAACACGATTGCGTTTCCGATTGCCGCCGGCGTGTTCTATCCCGCGTTCGGCTTGATGCTCCGCCCTGAAATCGGCGCGATCGCGATGAGCGGGAGTTCGCTCATCGTCGCGGTGAACGCGTTGATGCTCAAGTACACCAAGTTGGGCGATTGA
- a CDS encoding SHOCT domain-containing protein, with product MPKAKSRKNSSTRSSAMWGCKMWCMLMHALHGNHDGHQPSSTSNESLLEILKRRYALGEINDAQFEQLKRTLGVSSSAQANAPTEHPGHSTI from the coding sequence ATGCCAAAGGCGAAATCACGAAAGAACAGTTCGACACGCTCAAGCGCGATGTGGGGGTGTAAGATGTGGTGTATGTTGATGCATGCTCTGCACGGCAACCACGATGGACACCAACCATCAAGTACCTCGAACGAATCGCTGTTGGAAATTCTCAAGCGGCGTTACGCGCTGGGTGAAATCAACGATGCGCAATTCGAACAGTTGAAGCGTACGCTGGGGGTGTCATCGTCAGCGCAAGCTAATGCGCCGACAGAACACCCGGGTCATTCGACAATTTAG
- a CDS encoding SHOCT domain-containing protein: MIAFWVLVIGGAVWLVVTLARGSQGSLATPVSGQTPLAILQARYAKGEITKEQFDTLKRDVGV, encoded by the coding sequence ATGATCGCCTTCTGGGTGTTGGTCATCGGCGGCGCGGTGTGGCTCGTGGTCACGCTCGCGCGCGGCAGTCAAGGTTCCTTGGCGACGCCGGTATCCGGGCAAACCCCGCTGGCGATTTTGCAAGCGCGCTATGCCAAAGGCGAAATCACGAAAGAACAGTTCGACACGCTCAAGCGCGATGTGGGGGTGTAA
- a CDS encoding cupredoxin domain-containing protein, producing the protein MSRPNRQLRFAIVAVSAVLTLAAFVAPLPAVASAPQARRIEISARQFAYEPATLNVQRGDTITVHLESLDAAHGLAVDGYAVNIQAEPGKSADVTFVADKEGKFKFRCSIACGTLHPFMIGELDVTPNYPFARAIIATLITAIGAVIYFWNRT; encoded by the coding sequence ATGAGCCGACCGAATCGCCAATTGCGATTTGCAATTGTCGCGGTGTCGGCGGTGCTGACGCTGGCGGCGTTCGTCGCGCCGCTCCCTGCCGTTGCGTCTGCGCCCCAAGCGCGCCGAATCGAAATCAGCGCGCGCCAATTCGCGTACGAACCCGCGACGCTCAACGTCCAGCGCGGCGATACGATCACGGTGCATCTCGAATCGCTCGACGCGGCGCACGGCTTGGCGGTTGACGGCTATGCCGTGAACATTCAAGCCGAACCTGGGAAGAGCGCGGACGTGACGTTTGTCGCGGATAAGGAAGGCAAGTTCAAATTTCGTTGTTCGATTGCGTGCGGCACGTTGCATCCGTTTATGATCGGCGAATTGGATGTCACGCCAAATTATCCGTTCGCGCGCGCAATCATCGCTACGTTGATCACAGCCATCGGCGCGGTGATCTATTTCTGGAACAGGACATAG
- a CDS encoding 4Fe-4S binding protein has product MLNSKPPATAAAGNLLKNKWIGGFVKSNWFPGIFQLPTIVFFALVIYQLVLGPVVAHDNLGTALTWVLWWPLIPIIFLILGRFWCAICPFGTLSDVVQKFVGHHRRVPQFLKQYGIWIIDAAFIMITWSDHVWGIVESPWGSGILLLLITTGVVIAGALWERRAWCRYLCFLGGLSGNYARTGMLALRATPEKCAKCNVSACYKGNDQVAGCPMFEFPRVMDTNAECNVCGNCAKTCPNDSIRLTLRFPTKELWFIRKPKLEEAFLAVVIMGIVFIQNVTMLEVWRSMLTWLENAIGTQNYAITFTITFLIAMGIPIGLLSIAALFAQKLNGDSPAQNFAKFGYAIIPLDVAGHVAHNLFHLLAEGKAVVYTALTFLGQTAPDASPALVDNATIQLLQFVLIVLGAALSLYTAYRIARNNYTGGKSWTTLIPYASLIALLGIVNIYFFMLPMAMRM; this is encoded by the coding sequence ATGTTGAATTCAAAACCACCGGCGACTGCCGCCGCCGGCAATCTGCTCAAGAATAAATGGATCGGCGGATTTGTAAAAAGCAACTGGTTCCCGGGAATTTTCCAATTGCCCACCATCGTGTTTTTTGCGCTGGTTATCTATCAACTGGTGCTCGGTCCCGTCGTCGCGCACGACAACCTGGGCACCGCGCTGACCTGGGTGCTGTGGTGGCCCCTCATTCCAATCATCTTTCTCATCCTGGGCAGATTCTGGTGCGCGATTTGTCCGTTCGGCACGTTAAGCGATGTCGTGCAAAAGTTTGTCGGACACCATCGCCGCGTGCCGCAGTTTTTGAAACAGTACGGCATCTGGATCATTGACGCCGCGTTCATTATGATTACGTGGAGCGATCACGTCTGGGGCATCGTCGAGTCGCCCTGGGGCTCGGGCATTCTGCTTTTGCTCATTACGACCGGCGTGGTGATTGCCGGCGCGCTGTGGGAACGCCGCGCGTGGTGCCGCTATCTGTGCTTCCTGGGTGGACTGTCCGGCAATTACGCGCGCACCGGAATGCTGGCTTTGCGCGCGACGCCGGAAAAATGCGCCAAATGCAACGTGTCGGCGTGCTACAAAGGCAATGATCAAGTCGCGGGTTGCCCCATGTTCGAGTTTCCGCGCGTGATGGACACGAACGCCGAATGCAACGTGTGCGGCAACTGCGCCAAGACCTGCCCCAACGATTCGATTCGCCTGACCTTGCGCTTTCCCACGAAAGAGTTGTGGTTCATTCGCAAACCGAAATTGGAAGAAGCGTTTCTCGCGGTCGTGATTATGGGCATCGTGTTCATTCAAAACGTGACAATGCTCGAAGTGTGGCGTTCGATGTTGACCTGGCTTGAGAACGCGATCGGCACACAAAATTACGCGATCACATTCACGATCACGTTTCTGATCGCGATGGGAATTCCGATCGGCTTGTTGTCTATCGCCGCGTTGTTCGCGCAGAAACTGAACGGCGATTCGCCGGCGCAAAACTTTGCCAAGTTCGGCTACGCGATCATTCCGCTCGATGTCGCGGGACACGTCGCGCACAACTTGTTCCACCTGTTGGCGGAAGGCAAAGCCGTCGTCTACACCGCGCTCACGTTCCTGGGTCAAACCGCGCCCGATGCGTCGCCCGCGCTCGTGGACAATGCGACGATTCAACTGCTTCAATTCGTGTTGATTGTTCTCGGTGCGGCGCTCTCGCTCTACACCGCATATCGCATCGCGCGGAACAACTACACCGGCGGCAAGAGCTGGACGACCCTGATTCCGTACGCGAGTTTGATCGCGTTGCTCGGCATCGTGAACATTTACTTTTTCATGTTGCCGATGGCAATGCGAATGTAA
- a CDS encoding response regulator transcription factor, protein MENSAPVIRVILADDHAVVRKGIREFLEEDAAIRVIAEASDGEEAVAFVARDKPDVAVFDIQMPKMNGMEATRRVKKEFPHTRVLILTAYDDDPYIFAALQAGASGYLLKTANSDEICRAVHAIAAGESALSPSVAKRLVQRASGVETPRDEIVEPLTDRELEVLRLAAKGMSNKQIGVTLSISDRTVQGHLANIYAKLHVTTRTEAVLFALREKWIMLE, encoded by the coding sequence ATGGAAAATTCCGCGCCAGTCATCCGCGTGATCCTCGCCGACGATCACGCCGTCGTTCGCAAAGGCATCCGCGAGTTTCTGGAAGAAGACGCGGCGATTCGTGTCATCGCCGAAGCGAGCGACGGCGAAGAAGCTGTTGCGTTCGTCGCGCGCGACAAGCCCGACGTCGCGGTGTTCGATATTCAGATGCCGAAGATGAACGGGATGGAAGCGACGCGCCGCGTGAAAAAAGAATTTCCGCACACGCGCGTGCTGATTCTCACCGCCTACGACGACGATCCGTACATCTTTGCCGCGCTCCAAGCGGGCGCAAGCGGTTATCTGCTCAAGACGGCAAACTCCGATGAAATCTGCCGCGCCGTGCACGCGATTGCCGCCGGCGAATCGGCGCTCTCTCCCTCCGTCGCCAAGCGACTCGTGCAACGCGCGTCGGGCGTCGAAACCCCGCGCGACGAAATCGTCGAACCGCTGACCGACCGCGAACTCGAAGTGTTACGCCTCGCGGCGAAAGGCATGAGTAACAAACAAATCGGCGTCACGCTCTCCATCAGCGACCGCACCGTACAAGGGCATCTCGCCAACATCTACGCCAAACTACACGTCACCACGCGCACGGAAGCGGTGCTGTTTGCGTTACGCGAAAAGTGGATCATGCTTGAGTAG
- a CDS encoding HAMP domain-containing protein, with protein sequence MFRDLRTQLLLWTILPLGAILIVVAYFGVNSHQTAMREMVAERDGVVARVAAAQWSETLALHARLLPTLDPGLPAQCDTSCAAFDGGIASFDAQGNLLHAQPSADVWQNRRAHVASLLNRREVSFAPPFVENNVTRVLVAVPQSGNILIGAFAPPPLTNLGFGAHGIAYLVDARGKIIAHPNAARLGEDMSRHAGITQVMRGETGATYHHADTGAEIVVGYAPIAPMNWGLIVEEPWEEIVAPMFQYAVLLPLLLSLAAVVALGAVYFGVRNVVRPLQNLAQAANRIAYGDYRAAERPVGGVGEIEALRETLDAMARQVSAAQDAMQNYITAMTRGQEDERVRLARELHDETIQSLIALQQRIEMVEKALGRDTASAAGKIKELRELVGTALVSVRRFVRDLRPTYLEELGLIPALEMLARESHATFEVTGEETRLDAERELALYRIVQEALRNVAKHAQAKHVAVTLSFDAHEVAATIEDDGVGFVAPDAPTAYAPAGHFGLMGMQERAQLFGGNVYVKSEHGKGTKVVAFVPVSAIVQ encoded by the coding sequence ATGTTTCGAGACCTCCGCACCCAACTCCTCCTCTGGACGATTCTGCCGCTCGGCGCAATATTGATCGTCGTCGCGTATTTCGGTGTCAATAGTCATCAGACCGCGATGCGCGAGATGGTCGCCGAGCGCGATGGCGTCGTCGCGCGCGTCGCCGCCGCGCAATGGTCGGAGACCCTCGCGCTGCACGCGCGTCTGCTGCCCACGCTCGACCCAGGTCTGCCCGCGCAATGCGACACGAGTTGCGCCGCGTTCGACGGCGGCATCGCGTCGTTCGACGCGCAAGGCAATCTGCTGCACGCGCAACCCTCCGCCGACGTTTGGCAAAATCGGCGCGCCCACGTCGCCAGTCTGCTCAACCGTCGAGAGGTTTCCTTCGCGCCGCCGTTCGTCGAAAACAACGTGACGCGCGTTCTCGTCGCCGTGCCGCAAAGCGGAAATATTTTGATCGGCGCGTTCGCGCCGCCGCCGCTGACGAACCTCGGCTTTGGCGCGCACGGCATCGCGTATCTCGTGGATGCGCGCGGAAAAATTATCGCGCATCCCAACGCCGCGCGCCTGGGCGAGGATATGTCGCGCCACGCCGGCATCACGCAGGTGATGCGCGGCGAAACCGGCGCAACGTATCATCACGCGGACACCGGCGCGGAAATCGTCGTCGGTTACGCGCCGATCGCGCCGATGAACTGGGGCTTGATCGTCGAAGAACCCTGGGAAGAAATCGTCGCGCCGATGTTTCAGTACGCGGTGCTCTTGCCGCTGCTGCTTTCGCTGGCGGCGGTGGTTGCGCTCGGCGCGGTGTACTTTGGCGTCCGCAATGTCGTGCGTCCGCTGCAAAATCTCGCGCAAGCCGCGAACCGCATCGCGTACGGCGATTATCGTGCGGCAGAACGACCGGTCGGCGGGGTGGGTGAAATCGAAGCCCTGCGCGAAACGCTCGATGCGATGGCGCGCCAGGTTAGCGCGGCGCAGGACGCGATGCAGAATTACATCACGGCGATGACGCGCGGGCAGGAAGATGAACGTGTGCGCCTCGCGCGCGAACTGCACGACGAGACCATCCAATCGCTCATCGCGTTGCAACAACGGATCGAGATGGTGGAAAAGGCGTTGGGTAGAGACACAGCCAGTGCCGCAGGGAAAATCAAGGAACTGAGGGAACTGGTTGGAACGGCGCTTGTGTCGGTGCGCCGTTTCGTGCGCGATTTGCGTCCGACCTATCTTGAGGAACTAGGATTGATTCCCGCACTGGAAATGCTGGCGCGCGAATCACACGCGACTTTTGAAGTGACCGGCGAAGAAACGCGGCTCGATGCGGAGCGCGAGCTCGCGCTGTATCGCATCGTGCAAGAAGCGTTGCGGAACGTTGCCAAGCACGCGCAAGCCAAGCACGTAGCGGTGACGTTGTCGTTCGACGCGCACGAAGTCGCGGCGACGATTGAAGACGACGGCGTCGGTTTCGTCGCGCCGGACGCGCCGACAGCGTACGCGCCCGCCGGGCATTTCGGTTTGATGGGAATGCAGGAACGCGCGCAATTGTTCGGCGGCAACGTCTATGTGAAATCGGAACACGGCAAGGGCACGAAGGTGGTGGCGTTTGTGCCGGTTAGTGCGATAGTTCAATAG
- a CDS encoding rhodanese-like domain-containing protein — protein MRTIFLFLLVAMLALAACGTPALNAPTKVNVADGSYTNVAPALLKQMLATKDFVLVNVHIPYAGEIEKTDAFIPYDEIQPNISKFPADKNAKILLYCQSGRMSTIAAEELVKLGYTNLWHLDGGMSAWENAGLPVIRK, from the coding sequence ATGCGAACGATATTTTTGTTTCTACTCGTGGCAATGCTCGCGCTCGCCGCATGCGGGACGCCGGCGCTCAACGCGCCGACGAAGGTAAACGTCGCAGACGGTTCGTACACGAATGTTGCGCCCGCGCTGTTGAAGCAGATGCTCGCGACAAAAGATTTCGTCTTGGTCAACGTGCACATTCCGTATGCCGGCGAAATCGAAAAGACGGATGCGTTCATCCCGTACGACGAGATTCAGCCAAACATTTCCAAATTTCCCGCCGACAAGAATGCCAAGATTCTCTTGTACTGTCAGTCGGGTCGCATGAGCACGATCGCAGCGGAAGAGTTGGTGAAACTGGGTTACACCAACTTGTGGCACCTTGACGGCGGAATGAGCGCGTGGGAAAACGCGGGCTTGCCAGTCATTCGAAAGTGA
- a CDS encoding SHOCT domain-containing protein, whose translation MMGGFGMMGSGMMGGYGGYGGMMNSYSFNPLGAMMMLVYWGLFIGGIVLLVVWLARNANRVTPSASSESPLDILKARYAKGEITKEQFDAIKRDLGA comes from the coding sequence ATGATGGGCGGATTCGGCATGATGGGATCCGGAATGATGGGCGGCTATGGCGGTTACGGCGGAATGATGAACAGCTATAGCTTTAATCCGCTCGGCGCGATGATGATGCTCGTCTACTGGGGTCTCTTCATTGGCGGCATCGTGCTGTTGGTCGTTTGGCTCGCGCGCAATGCGAATCGGGTGACGCCTTCAGCGTCAAGCGAATCGCCGCTCGATATTTTGAAAGCGCGGTACGCCAAAGGCGAAATCACGAAAGAACAATTCGACGCCATCAAGCGCGATTTGGGAGCGTAA
- a CDS encoding multicopper oxidase domain-containing protein gives MIRRFTRREFLKLSGLGVGALTIVGLSGCGVAPFLSGAAQPVRTSGDFVPDVELKLTATDTQASILPGQPTRVWKYDGAVLKGDSASLQTIPNSYLGPIIRAKRGQKFRVHLNNALGEPTIIHWHGLHVPPEMDGHPRYAIQPGQSYVYDFEIRNRAGTYWFHPHPHQRTGFQAYAGLAGLFLISDDEETEANLPRGEFDLPLVIQDRTFNAANQLVYVTSPMEQMMGFLGDRILVNGRPDFAMNVATRAYRFRVLNGSNSRVYKLAWEDGTPLTVIATDGGLLEKPAQRNYVTLGPGERVELWADFSNRRVGSELKLQSLAFSGAESGMMGGMMGGGMMGGGMMGGSNATLPHGAEFTIMRVKIDREIKDSTPLPERLSAIQRYRLDDAINRQSPRTFGVSMQQMMTWTINGRVFEMEGIANDEIVKLNTLEAWEFVNQTNSMDQMVHPMHIHGVQFQVIERQIAPQFRVDWDTVRAGYVDEGWKDTVTLWAGERVKLLMRFEDFPGMYLYHCHNLEHEDQGLMRNYLVQA, from the coding sequence GTGATACGACGCTTTACGCGCAGAGAATTTCTGAAATTATCCGGTTTGGGCGTCGGCGCCTTGACGATTGTAGGTTTGAGCGGTTGCGGGGTTGCACCGTTTCTATCTGGAGCGGCGCAACCGGTTCGCACCAGCGGCGATTTCGTTCCCGATGTCGAACTCAAATTGACCGCGACCGATACACAAGCCAGCATCTTGCCAGGTCAACCGACGCGCGTATGGAAGTACGACGGCGCGGTGCTGAAAGGCGACTCCGCCAGTTTGCAAACGATTCCAAACAGTTACCTCGGTCCGATCATTCGCGCCAAACGCGGACAAAAGTTTCGAGTGCATTTGAATAATGCGTTGGGTGAGCCGACGATCATTCATTGGCATGGTCTGCACGTTCCGCCCGAAATGGACGGGCATCCGCGTTATGCGATCCAGCCAGGACAGTCGTACGTGTACGATTTCGAGATTCGTAATCGCGCCGGCACGTATTGGTTTCATCCGCACCCGCATCAACGCACCGGCTTTCAAGCGTACGCCGGACTCGCGGGCTTGTTCCTGATTTCGGACGACGAAGAAACGGAAGCGAATTTGCCGCGCGGCGAATTCGACTTGCCGCTCGTCATTCAAGATCGCACATTCAACGCGGCGAATCAACTGGTCTATGTCACGAGTCCGATGGAGCAGATGATGGGATTTCTCGGCGACCGCATTCTCGTCAACGGGCGACCTGATTTCGCGATGAACGTCGCCACGCGCGCGTATCGTTTCCGCGTATTGAATGGCTCGAACTCGCGCGTGTACAAACTCGCGTGGGAGGACGGTACGCCGTTGACCGTGATTGCAACCGACGGCGGCTTGCTCGAAAAACCCGCGCAACGGAATTACGTGACGCTCGGACCCGGTGAACGCGTTGAACTATGGGCGGATTTCAGCAATCGGCGCGTGGGCAGTGAATTGAAACTTCAGAGTCTCGCGTTTTCGGGTGCGGAATCGGGGATGATGGGCGGAATGATGGGTGGTGGCATGATGGGCGGCGGGATGATGGGTGGCAGCAACGCCACATTACCGCACGGCGCAGAATTTACGATCATGCGCGTCAAGATAGATCGCGAGATCAAGGACAGTACTCCATTGCCCGAACGTCTCAGCGCGATTCAACGCTATCGTCTCGACGACGCGATCAATCGTCAGAGTCCACGCACTTTTGGAGTTTCGATGCAACAAATGATGACGTGGACGATCAACGGGCGCGTGTTCGAGATGGAGGGCATCGCGAACGACGAAATCGTAAAACTCAATACGCTCGAAGCGTGGGAGTTTGTCAATCAGACGAACAGCATGGATCAAATGGTACACCCGATGCACATTCACGGCGTGCAGTTCCAGGTGATCGAACGGCAGATCGCGCCACAATTCAGGGTGGACTGGGACACGGTGCGCGCTGGGTACGTGGATGAGGGTTGGAAAGATACGGTGACGTTGTGGGCTGGTGAGCGCGTCAAATTGTTGATGCGCTTTGAAGATTTCCCAGGAATGTACTTGTATCACTGTCACAATCTGGAACACGAGGATCAAGGTTTGATGCGAAACTATTTGGTTCAAGCGTGA